The genome window CCTTTGTGAACAACCACCACCACGAACGACTGCGCCGTTAAGCCCAGCGCTAGCTCCGCCCGATCCAAGGTTACGCCATTTTCCGCCAAAATTTTCGCACCCAGCGACGAATTTTGCGCCAGCACGCCGAGCAGCACATGCTCAGTGCCGACATACGGACTGCCGCTATTATGCGCCAACAGCCCAGCGCGTTCTAAGCTGGCCTTGGCGGTATCAGTCAGCCGAGATTCCAACTCAGAAAAATCTTCCGGCATATCGCCCTCCTTTCGTTTTCGGCGATTATCAGAAAACAGCCTATTCCGCCGCCTCCTCAACCGCGCTCATCAAGCTGTCCTCAATGTTCTTACGAGGTTTTGCTTCAGGTTTAGTAGTCGCCTTCGCCTCAATGTCCAGCTCATAACCAGTCAGCCGACTTGCCAAGCGAACATTCTGCCCGGCCCGGCCGATGGCCACTGACTGCTGATCCTCGCCGACGTAGACCGTTGCTCGCTTTTCGTCTTCATTAACCGTCATACTCAGCACTTCCGCTGGGCTCATGGCATTGGCGATGAAGCCAGCCGCATCTTCTTCAAACGGAATGATATCAATTTTTTCCTGCTCGCCGATTTCGTTCATCACCGCCTGAACACGCGTACCGTGACCACCGACAAACGTACCGACTGGATCAACACCTGGCAGTGCTGATGCCACCGCCAATTTGGTACGGCGGCCCGCCTCGCGAGCAATCGCTTTGATCTCCACGGCGCCCGTTTCCATCTCTGGCACTTCCTGGCTGAACAAGAAGCGCACAAATTCTTCATTGCCGCGGCTCAAAATCAACTGCGGACCGCGACCTTCGCGCTCAATGTCCTTGATATACACTTTGACGCGGCGACCAACACCGTAGTACTCGCCAGGAATTTGCTCGGACTGCGGCATGATGCCGACGGCCTTGCCCAGCTCGATCCGCACCACGCGCGGCTCAACCCGCTGAATTGTACCAGTCACCACCGTGCCAATTTTATCCTCAAATTCTGCCAGCACCACTTCGCGCTCTGCTTCACGCAACCGCTGCAAAATCACTTGCTTGGCGGTCTGGGCGGCCACCCGGCCAAACGTCGTCACGTTGTGGGTCTCGACCGTCACTTCGCTGCCTAACTCAGCCGCCGGGTCAATCGTCTTGGCTTCCTCCAAGCTCATTTGATTGACGTCATTTTCGACTTCTTCAACCACGGTTTTGACGACCGACACCACAGCCGTGCCACTATTGATGTTTAGGCTGGCGCGCACCAATTGCTCGCGCGTCCCGTTATCACGCCGCCACGCTGCCGCGATAGCCTGCTCAATCACCTCTAAAACGGTTTCTTCTGGCAGGTTCTTTTCCTCGGCAATCGTCCGCACCGCCAACGTCAATTGCTTGATATTCAAATCTTCCATACTAGCTCCTTTACGCTATATTATTATACTACGTTTCACATCAAACGCCCAAGAGACGAAAAACTCCGACCTGATTGGCCGGATATGTCAGTAGTGTAGCATATCCAGCCAGGCGGCGTCAAGTTCAGCCGCCCCATTCGCCCATGTCAGCCTGCGAACGGGTATGCATCTCTAACAGAGGTAGTGACTCATGGCCATCCACAATCTTGACAAAAAGCATTGACATTTTCTACTAATAGTGATATACATATATCAGCCTTTTGACAATTTTTAATTAAATCTGTCAACTGCGCTTCGCTACTGTAGGTCGGATACCTGCGGTGGCTTGAGGCGCGGAACGGCCGCACCTCAAAAAGTAGAAAGGAATGGGTCATGCTGGGAGGGCTGACTATCATCATTATTGCGTCTATTGTACTCGGGGCTGTGACTAGCGTAGCTTCAAAGAGTGATGAATTCATCATGACGAGCGGTATCATGTTCACCGTTTTTGGATTGACTGCCCTTTTTTGGGTGGCCAGAGTAACGACCCCATACCTCCGCAAAGATTCGGGCCTTCTGTGGCTATACAAGCCACTGGCCAGCCTGCCTGAATGGATGGGCCATGCGGGGCTCGGAGCCACCGCGGTACTATGGATACTAGCTATCGTCTTTCTGGTGGATGACTACATCCACCTTCCCCGACGACGGAAAGGAGGGCACTGCTGAGGTGCGGGGCGGGATTGATACATTCTTTGTATCTCCCGCCCCACTCACATCACTGAACTTGTATATAGAACTTATGATATGACTGGCTGCTGGAGGTAGTGGCCGACGTCCGCTACTAGCTCGACCAGGCGATTAGAGTACCCCCACTCGTTATCGTACCAGACCATGATTTTCACCATATTACCACCAACGACCTTGGTCAGTGGCAGATCAACGATGCCAGAATGCGAATTACCGATAAAGTCGCGACTGACCAGCGGCTCCTCACTGACACCCAAAATCCCTTGATAGAAACTATCAGCGGCGGCTTTCTTGAACGCCTCATTCACCTGCTCGACCGTCACGTCGCGCCGCAGCAAGGCCGTCACGTCACTGAGCGACACCACCGGCGTCGGTACGCGTACACTGAGGCCGTCAAACTTGCCAGTTAGCTGTGGCAGGGTTTTGGTCACGGCGATGGCTGCACCGGTCGTTGTCGGCACGATGTTTTCGGCCGCGTTGCGACCCTCGCGAAGGTCCTTGGCCGGCGCATCCTGTAGGCGTTGGCTGGCAGTATAGCTATGCACCGTTGTCAGCATTGATTTTTCCACGCCAAATTCTGCGTCCAGAATTGCCATCACCGCGCCCAAGCTATTGGTGGTACAGCTGGCATTAGAGATGATCGGTGTGGCATCCTTGATCTTGCTGTCATTAGTGCCGAGCACGATGGTGTCAACGCCATCGGATTTGGTCGGCCCGCTGATGACCACGCGCTTGGCGCCCGCAGTCAAGTGCTTGCCCGCGCCGTCTTTATCGGTAAAGAATCCAGTTGATTCGATCACCACGTCAATATTCATCTCGCCCCACGGCAAGTTTGCCGGATCTTTTTCCGCCAGCACTTTGACATGTTTTCCGTCAACGACCAACTCGTTTTCTGTAAAGTCAACTTGGCGGCCATATTCCCCGTAATTGCTATCGTGTTTTAATAGGTACGCCAGCGTCTTGGTGTCCGTCAAATCGTTGATCGCCACAATCTCCAAATCGCTGCGCTCCCAGGCAATCTTAAAGGCGCTGCGCCCGATCCGCCCGAAACCATTAATCGCTATTTTCGTTATCGCCATATAATTATTCCTCCCAAGTAGCATTAGCTTTTTACTAATTATACTACAAAGTTGTATAATGAAACTATGACGCACGAGGAATTACTACATCTAGCGGCGCCGCAGTACGATGAAGTACCGGTACTAGTGTTAGATAGCGCTATTGACTACGCCACCAAAAAGCATGCCGGCCAAAAGCGCAAAAGCGGCGAACCCTACATCACGCACCCGCTGGCGGTGGCTGGGATTTTGGTGGAATGGGGTATGGATATTGACACGGTGATCGCTGGCGTGCTGCATGATACCGTCGAGGATACCGATGCGACGCTGGATGAACTAGAAAGTTTGTTTGGCCGCGACATTGCTTTTCTGGTTGACGGCGTAACCAAGGTGTCGCAGGCGCGCGCTGGCATGCGCAGCCTTGATAGCTACTTGCCGCACACCAAGGACAACCTCGCCAAGCTGATGATCGCGGTCGGCGAGGACATTCGAGTGATTATTATCAAGCTGGCGGATCGGCTACATAATATGCGCACGCTTCAATATATGCCGCGCGACAAGCAGAAGAAAATCGCCCGCGAAACAATTGAGGTGTTTGCGCCGTTGGCGGATCGGCTGAATATGGGGCGCGTCCGCGTACAATTAGAAGAGCTTAGTTTCCGATTCTTGATGCCCAAGGATTTTCAGCGCACCAAGAGTCTGATGGACAGCCGCCTGAAAAAAAGCCAGCGCAAACTCGCCAAAGTCCGCCGCGACGTTACGGCGCGCCTGCAGAGCGAAGGCCTACGGTTCGATATGGATGGCCGGGTCAAAAGCGTGTATAGCCTGTTCAAGAAGCTCGACCGCGTTGGCAATATTGATAAGATTTACGATCTGATTGCCCTACGCATCATTGTTGATGATTTAGCGACCGGCTATCTGGTACTGGGCGTGCTGCACGAGATGTACCAGCCATTCTATGAGCGCATCAAAGATTACGTTGCCAACCCTAAACCAAACGGCTACCAAAGTCTGCACACAACAGTGCAAACGCCGACCGGACAAATTGTCGAATTCCAAATTCGTACCCAAGACATGCATGAATACGCCGAGCGCGGTTTGGCGGCCAGCTTTCATTATAACGAACAAAAGATGTCCGATGCCTACCGCCAGGGGCGAATCGCCGCGCTGCCGACGGATTTGGCATGGATTCGTGACCTACAGGAAACGGCGGCCCGAGCACGCGAGGGTAAATCATTTGATTCAGAAAAATTCCGCATGAAGTTGTTTGAAGATCGCATCTTCGTCTATTCGCCCAAAGGTGATATTTATGACTTACCGCGCGGCGCCTTCCCGCTGGATTACGCCTATCGCATTCACTCCGACATCGCAGCGCACGCCAGCGGCTTTAAGGTCAATGGCGTTATGAAGCCGTTCACTTATGAATTGCAGCATGGCGATGTTGTTGAAGTCTTGACCAGCAAATCAGCCAAGCCCAAACCAGCCTGGCGCGACATGGTCATCACGCCGCACGCCAAAACCAAACTGCGCATGCAGCTATCAAGGAGTGGTGGCGTACTCGGGCATCTGACTGGATTGACCGACGGCGTTTCGTCGTTGTTTCGACGGTAGGCAAAACACTCACACCTCATCCCAGAGGCTGCGGCAAACACGACACCTCCTCTGTCAGAGACTGTGAAACGTTCGCGAACAGCGGACGTTTCAGCCGAACGCTCGCGAGAAATCTCCAGCGGAGATTTGAGCGAAGAGTGTGCTCTGGCGGCGGGCGCCGTCCGCAGAACCACCGACTTGTCGGAGAGACTGACGGTTGCACTGCGTGACAAACACGGATCGAGTCTTAGGTGAGACGTAATACCACCCTGCTTTACACGACAGTATTACGCCTGCTCGTTCCAGCGCTCAATCGCCGCCGCCACAACCTGCTTGGCGGCATCAACGCCAGCAAACTCCTTGACAATGGTCGAGCCTGGCTTCTTCAGATCCTTATAGTGATTGAAGTGGAATTCAATTTGCTTAATCAGCTGTACTGGCAGATCCTCCAACGACTGAATGGCGTTACCATTATGGCGATCGTCGCTTGGCACCGCGATAATCTTATCATCAACCTCATCGTCATCGACAAACTTCATCACGCCAAGGATCCGCGCCTCGACCACCAACCCGGTCGTCAGTGGCGTATCCGTCACCAACAGCACGTCCAACTCATCGCCGTCCTCATCCAGCGTCTGCGGAATGAAACCATAATTAGTCGGCTTGGCAAAGATCGCCGGATCAACCCGATCTAGCCGCATGACGCCGACCTTCCGATCCCATTCAATTTTATGATTTGACCCAGCCGGAATCTCTACGACAACGGTGATTTCGCCGTCCTGATAGTTTCCCGGGGTTACTACTTGGTTAAAATCCGCCATGATCTACTCCTCTCTGGCTTTTTCTTGTAAATATTCACGAATCTGCAACGCCGCGACCGCGCCCTCGCCGACCGCCGAAGCGATTTGCATGGTTGCGCCCGAACGGACATCGCCCGAGGCAAAGACACCAGGGATGTTGGTATGTAAATGCTCGTCAGTAACGATGTGTCCGCCTAAGTCCAGTTCAACACCTGAGTCTGCCAAAAACTGTGTGTTTGGAATCAAGCCGATGAAAACGAATAAGCCGTCTGCGGTAAATTCTTTTTGCTCGCCGCTCTGGGTTGATGTGACGCCGTAGAACTTGTCGTCTTTGACGATAATTTCATCAGTCGTCGCACCAAGATGGACGGTTATTTTGCCTGCGTCAACGTAGTTTTGCAGTTCCTTTTGCAGGACATCGCTGGCGCGTAATTTACTGCGTACCAATAGGTCAATGTGACTGACGTAGCGGGTCAAAAAGATCGCTTCCTGCACCGCCGAGTTGCCGCCGCCAACGACGATTAAGCGCTTGTCGCGGTAAAATGCGCCGTCGCACGTCGCGCAGTAATGCACGCCGCGGCCATACAATTCGTCTTCGCCCGGCACGCCCAGCTTGCGGTGATTTGAGCCGGTCGCCAGCAGCACTGCTTTGGCGCGCATCGGCTGACCATCGACCGTCAATTCCAATTCGCCGTCAACTTGCTTCAGGGCCGTCACGTCGCCGTACTCGATCTCCGCACCGAATCGCTCGGCCTGCTGCTGCAGTTCGGACGCCAATTTCATACCGGTCACACCCTCGGCAAACCCTGGATAATTATCGATTTGATCAGTGATGGCCGCCATACCGCCAACTACGCCGCGTTCGTATAGTGTTGTCGGCACGTCTTCGCGCGATAGGTAAATTGCTGCAGTGAGTGCGCTTGGACCGGCACCGACAATGATAATCTCTTTAGACATTCAACCCCCTTGACCTATAATATCGCTTGATAACTTCTGGCATCTCCGGCCGTGGAATCTCCGCCGGTTTTTCGATAGCCATTACCACAAATTTGAGTGGCGAATTAGCAGGAATTTTATCACCCTGACCCCTGTCGCCGTAGGCTTTGTCAGCTGGAATTGTCAATTCACGCACACCACCAATTTTCATACCAATCAGCCCCTCTTTCCAGCCCTGAATCACCGACGTATTCGCCGGGCCGTCCACCGCAAATGGTGCTTTCAACTTACCGCCATTAATCGACTGATCAAAAATCTCGCCCTTGGCATTCCAGCCAATGTAATAAGCCGCAAATTTGGTATCACCCTTAACTTCTGCGCCGCCGCCCTCCACCAAGTCTTCTTTGCCGAGCTCTTTAACGTCACCAGCCTCAAACGCACCAACTCGCGAGCTAAACTCAGCAAATTTAGCGTAATATTTTTTGTTCAATTCCGCCGTCTGAGCATCAACTTTCTTTTGCCACTCCGTGGTTGCTTTTTTATAATCTTCTTGCGCCTGCTTTAGCTCGGCCTGGTCTTTGGCATCATTGCTTGGCTGCACCATCATGGCGATGAACCCGCCAATTGTCCCAATCGCTAATGTCCCCGTGATGATCCATATACCGAGTCGCTGTCCCCTCGTCGTCGCCATAATCCTCCTTTATCTTACCTTGAAATTATATCAATGTTTCCCCTCAACCGCAATGTCATAACGTGCCAGCTCATCATCAACCCCCACGCCGGCTGTCCGCTGTAGTTTGAGCAAATCAGCATAAATGCCACCCGATTTCGCCAGCTGTTTCGGCGTACCGATCTCGTCGACCCGGCCATGTTTTAGCGTCACGATCCGATCTACCGTGGCGATGGTACTCAGCCGGTGAGCGATAATCAGCGTCGTTCGCCCCTTCATCAGCCGCTCCAGCGCCTGCTGCACTAGATGCTCGCTCTTACTGTCAAGGTTGCTTGTTGCCTCGTCGAGAATGAGAATCGGCGCATCCTTGAGCACCGCCCGCGCAATGGCGATGCGCTGCTTTTGACCGCCAGACAGTTTGAGGCCACGCTCGCCAATTTGCGTGTCATACCCTTTGTCAAGCCCGCTGATAAAGTCGTGCGCATTGGCGGCCTTGGCAGCGGCGATTACCTGCTCATCCGTCGGCTCGTCGGCGCCATAAGCGATATTTTCACGAATTGTGCCAGAAAAGAGCGCTGGCTCCTGAAATACCGTGGCGATATGACGGCGCAAACTCTTTTGCTGCACCGCGTCAATGGCCATATCGTCAATGGTAATCTCGCCACTATCTGGCTGATATAGGCGCATCAGTAAATTCGTCAAGGTAGTCTTGCCGCCACCCGACTCGCTGACGAGAGCAACATGCTCACCGGGACGAAGCGTGAACGAGATGTCGGTCAACACTGGTTTTTGCGGAGCAGAGGCGTAGCGAAACGAGACGTTGCGAAACTCGACTGCCCCGCGGCTCACGACTAATTCCGGCGCGTGAGGCACATCTTCAATTGCTGGGCGTAGCGTCATCACACCAACAAAATCCCGACTCCCAGCCAGAGCTTTCTGGAAATTATCAACGATGAAACTCATGTTAAACAGCGGCATCCGCAAATTATTAATCAGCGTGATCAACAGCACCATATCGCCGATCGAAAAACGCCGCTCGGTCGTCTGCACAAAAATGTAGGCAAAAATCATAAAGAAAATGACCGACAACACCACGCCGCGCACGATGTCCATGCTGTGCCAATAGCGCGATTGCTTGCGTGTGATGGCGATTGTTTTGCGGTAACGCTTGGCAAAATGACGATATTCGAGCGACTCACGGACGTAGCTTTTGACGACTTTGATCTGAGCAATGACTTCGGCGAACCGGCCGCTGGCCATATCCGTCTCATGATTTTTACGGTTCTGAAAGGCCTGCCATTTCTTGCTGGTCAGCGCCGTCAGCCACATAAATAGCGGGTACATGATGACCACCATTACCGCCAGCTCCAGACTGTACACCAGAACGATACCGATGGTAATACCTGTCGTGAGCAGCATTTGGAAAAAGTTGTTGGCAAACATGTTCAGGAAGTTCGTCGTTTCGGTAATCGCCCGGTTGAGGCGATTGATAATTGTGCCGGTCAGCTCACCGTCAAAATAACTTTGCGGCAAGCCAAGCAAGTGATGGTAGTACCGCGTCGACAGCTGCTGTTTGAGCCGCGTGGCCATCACGTCGCCCCAGTAACCGCCAAGGTTTCGCACCATCGTATTCGTCACGTCAAGCGCCAGCAGCACCAGCGCCAAGAAAATCGCCTGCTCAATTCCTACCTTGCCGCCCTCAACCACTTCAACCATCAAGTTGGTCGCCCGCGAAATGACGAATGGTACTGCAATGCCGGTTAGTGCCACGACAACCGAGCTAATACTAACCCCAACGTAGTATCTGCCCATACCGCGCGCATATCGAAGCATGTGGATTAGCGGCTTCATCAGACTGTTTCAGCTCCCCATCTGTCTTTAGTTGTCTGTTCAATCCGCTGCATCACCGGCGTGATATCATTATCCACCAATGTCCGTGCAAGTGAAGTAAACGTCAGCCGCCACGTCATCGTTTTCTGCGCCGCTTCATGCTCAGATTGATAAATGGTGAGTGGCTCAATTCGCACCTCCATACCAACGTCCCGCACGGCCTCATCCAGTGTCTGCAACAGTTGCTGATATCTGATGGTGGTCGGTAGTTTGAGCGAAATGTCGCGGCTGGTTGATGGATAGCGGCTGAGCGGCTGATAATGACTGTCACGCTTGGCGTAAACGGTCTCCAGGCCGGCCATGTCCAAGCTCGCTGCCGCCACGTACGTTGGTAATTTGAAGCTCTTGATGACTGACTGCTTCAATTCGCCGACTATGCCAATGAACATTCCATCGGTTGTCTCGACCAGTGCACTGCGTGATTGGTCAAACGGTGCCGCGACTGGGAAAGTGAGCTCCTCTTCAATTGGCTTGAATACCAACTTGGTGCCAAGATCATGCACTAGCTGTTCAACCAAGCGACGAATTTTGTAAAATGGCGCGCCTGCTGCCGGCTTTTTGGCGGCGTAGACGATGTCGGTGAACTGACTGGCTTCTGGCAAACCATCTTCGCCTAGGCCATGCATTTTGCCGTGACCCTTACCCATTTCAAACAGAGCGAACTCATCATGCCCGGCCTTGATGTTGGCGTGAACCTTGTCGAGCAAACTCGGCAGCACCGTCAAGCGGTAGTACTGCAAATCAGGACTGAGGGCGTTTGATAATTTATATGCCTGAGTGACGTCCTGCTCGGCGTTTTTCAGGATGCGTTCATGAACGAAGCTGTAGGTCAAGACTTCATTGGCACCAGCACGCGATAGACTACGGCGAACGGCGTTTTTCAATTCGCGGCGCACATTTTTTGGCGCGGGTTTAATACTACGACGCGGCAATTGACGCGGCAGTTTATCGAAACCATACAGCCGCCCAACCTCCTCGACGATATCCTCAGGCAGCTCAATATCGGTGCGCCAAAACGGGCTGTAAATCTCGCAGCCACTCTCATCAACTTCAACCATAAACTCAGTACGGCGCAAGATATCAGCAATTTCATCGTTAGAAAAGTTAGTGCCCAGTCGTTCGTTAACAAACTCATTCGAAACACCTTGCGAGTCAACACGGTGAATAGCATCCGGCATAATACATTCATTAGATGAGCTAGCGTCAAACACTTCGCTGGCCTGCACACCACCCACCATGCTCATCAGCTGTTTCAGCACGGCAGCATTTTGGAGCGGCGATTGCCCCTTGTTGAACCGCGTGAGTGCATCGGTGAAAATACCGTGACGCATAGCCGTACGGCGCAGTGCGTACATGTCAAAATTAGCGCATTCCAAAACGATG of Candidatus Nanosynbacter lyticus contains these proteins:
- the nusA gene encoding transcription termination factor NusA is translated as MEDLNIKQLTLAVRTIAEEKNLPEETVLEVIEQAIAAAWRRDNGTREQLVRASLNINSGTAVVSVVKTVVEEVENDVNQMSLEEAKTIDPAAELGSEVTVETHNVTTFGRVAAQTAKQVILQRLREAEREVVLAEFEDKIGTVVTGTIQRVEPRVVRIELGKAVGIMPQSEQIPGEYYGVGRRVKVYIKDIEREGRGPQLILSRGNEEFVRFLFSQEVPEMETGAVEIKAIAREAGRRTKLAVASALPGVDPVGTFVGGHGTRVQAVMNEIGEQEKIDIIPFEEDAAGFIANAMSPAEVLSMTVNEDEKRATVYVGEDQQSVAIGRAGQNVRLASRLTGYELDIEAKATTKPEAKPRKNIEDSLMSAVEEAAE
- the gap gene encoding type I glyceraldehyde-3-phosphate dehydrogenase, translating into MAITKIAINGFGRIGRSAFKIAWERSDLEIVAINDLTDTKTLAYLLKHDSNYGEYGRQVDFTENELVVDGKHVKVLAEKDPANLPWGEMNIDVVIESTGFFTDKDGAGKHLTAGAKRVVISGPTKSDGVDTIVLGTNDSKIKDATPIISNASCTTNSLGAVMAILDAEFGVEKSMLTTVHSYTASQRLQDAPAKDLREGRNAAENIVPTTTGAAIAVTKTLPQLTGKFDGLSVRVPTPVVSLSDVTALLRRDVTVEQVNEAFKKAAADSFYQGILGVSEEPLVSRDFIGNSHSGIVDLPLTKVVGGNMVKIMVWYDNEWGYSNRLVELVADVGHYLQQPVIS
- a CDS encoding RelA/SpoT family protein translates to MTHEELLHLAAPQYDEVPVLVLDSAIDYATKKHAGQKRKSGEPYITHPLAVAGILVEWGMDIDTVIAGVLHDTVEDTDATLDELESLFGRDIAFLVDGVTKVSQARAGMRSLDSYLPHTKDNLAKLMIAVGEDIRVIIIKLADRLHNMRTLQYMPRDKQKKIARETIEVFAPLADRLNMGRVRVQLEELSFRFLMPKDFQRTKSLMDSRLKKSQRKLAKVRRDVTARLQSEGLRFDMDGRVKSVYSLFKKLDRVGNIDKIYDLIALRIIVDDLATGYLVLGVLHEMYQPFYERIKDYVANPKPNGYQSLHTTVQTPTGQIVEFQIRTQDMHEYAERGLAASFHYNEQKMSDAYRQGRIAALPTDLAWIRDLQETAARAREGKSFDSEKFRMKLFEDRIFVYSPKGDIYDLPRGAFPLDYAYRIHSDIAAHASGFKVNGVMKPFTYELQHGDVVEVLTSKSAKPKPAWRDMVITPHAKTKLRMQLSRSGGVLGHLTGLTDGVSSLFRR
- a CDS encoding inorganic diphosphatase, which encodes MADFNQVVTPGNYQDGEITVVVEIPAGSNHKIEWDRKVGVMRLDRVDPAIFAKPTNYGFIPQTLDEDGDELDVLLVTDTPLTTGLVVEARILGVMKFVDDDEVDDKIIAVPSDDRHNGNAIQSLEDLPVQLIKQIEFHFNHYKDLKKPGSTIVKEFAGVDAAKQVVAAAIERWNEQA
- a CDS encoding NAD(P)/FAD-dependent oxidoreductase; the encoded protein is MSKEIIIVGAGPSALTAAIYLSREDVPTTLYERGVVGGMAAITDQIDNYPGFAEGVTGMKLASELQQQAERFGAEIEYGDVTALKQVDGELELTVDGQPMRAKAVLLATGSNHRKLGVPGEDELYGRGVHYCATCDGAFYRDKRLIVVGGGNSAVQEAIFLTRYVSHIDLLVRSKLRASDVLQKELQNYVDAGKITVHLGATTDEIIVKDDKFYGVTSTQSGEQKEFTADGLFVFIGLIPNTQFLADSGVELDLGGHIVTDEHLHTNIPGVFASGDVRSGATMQIASAVGEGAVAALQIREYLQEKAREE
- a CDS encoding FKBP-type peptidyl-prolyl cis-trans isomerase; its protein translation is MATTRGQRLGIWIITGTLAIGTIGGFIAMMVQPSNDAKDQAELKQAQEDYKKATTEWQKKVDAQTAELNKKYYAKFAEFSSRVGAFEAGDVKELGKEDLVEGGGAEVKGDTKFAAYYIGWNAKGEIFDQSINGGKLKAPFAVDGPANTSVIQGWKEGLIGMKIGGVRELTIPADKAYGDRGQGDKIPANSPLKFVVMAIEKPAEIPRPEMPEVIKRYYRSRGLNV
- a CDS encoding ABC transporter ATP-binding protein, translated to MKPLIHMLRYARGMGRYYVGVSISSVVVALTGIAVPFVISRATNLMVEVVEGGKVGIEQAIFLALVLLALDVTNTMVRNLGGYWGDVMATRLKQQLSTRYYHHLLGLPQSYFDGELTGTIINRLNRAITETTNFLNMFANNFFQMLLTTGITIGIVLVYSLELAVMVVIMYPLFMWLTALTSKKWQAFQNRKNHETDMASGRFAEVIAQIKVVKSYVRESLEYRHFAKRYRKTIAITRKQSRYWHSMDIVRGVVLSVIFFMIFAYIFVQTTERRFSIGDMVLLITLINNLRMPLFNMSFIVDNFQKALAGSRDFVGVMTLRPAIEDVPHAPELVVSRGAVEFRNVSFRYASAPQKPVLTDISFTLRPGEHVALVSESGGGKTTLTNLLMRLYQPDSGEITIDDMAIDAVQQKSLRRHIATVFQEPALFSGTIRENIAYGADEPTDEQVIAAAKAANAHDFISGLDKGYDTQIGERGLKLSGGQKQRIAIARAVLKDAPILILDEATSNLDSKSEHLVQQALERLMKGRTTLIIAHRLSTIATVDRIVTLKHGRVDEIGTPKQLAKSGGIYADLLKLQRTAGVGVDDELARYDIAVEGKH
- the pheT gene encoding phenylalanine--tRNA ligase subunit beta, with translation MKVSLNLIKQLINFELPPVDELVARVNQQLGGVEEVIDLKAKYGSARIVRVVECAKHPDADRLSVTKIDDGGAVADVPRDEGGLVQVVCGAPNVHADMWAIWLPPKSTVPASFDDDKPFVLDARPLRGVLSQGMLAAADELAIGTDHEGIIEIHEHDVPAGVELTAGAGFAETFGLDDYVLDIENKMFTHRPDCFGQLGVAREIAGIFHQQFTSPEWYNVIQEFAGGDGLELEIFNEVTEVVPVFSAVAIKNIEVRPSPLWLQCQLVAMGSKPINNIVDATNYMMLLTAQPTHAYDYDKLRGSTLGARLARAGEKVSLLNGKEYELTADDIVIADGEGVIGLAGIMGGVDTEVSDSTKNIVLECANFDMYALRRTAMRHGIFTDALTRFNKGQSPLQNAAVLKQLMSMVGGVQASEVFDASSSNECIMPDAIHRVDSQGVSNEFVNERLGTNFSNDEIADILRRTEFMVEVDESGCEIYSPFWRTDIELPEDIVEEVGRLYGFDKLPRQLPRRSIKPAPKNVRRELKNAVRRSLSRAGANEVLTYSFVHERILKNAEQDVTQAYKLSNALSPDLQYYRLTVLPSLLDKVHANIKAGHDEFALFEMGKGHGKMHGLGEDGLPEASQFTDIVYAAKKPAAGAPFYKIRRLVEQLVHDLGTKLVFKPIEEELTFPVAAPFDQSRSALVETTDGMFIGIVGELKQSVIKSFKLPTYVAAASLDMAGLETVYAKRDSHYQPLSRYPSTSRDISLKLPTTIRYQQLLQTLDEAVRDVGMEVRIEPLTIYQSEHEAAQKTMTWRLTFTSLARTLVDNDITPVMQRIEQTTKDRWGAETV